In Mus caroli chromosome 19, CAROLI_EIJ_v1.1, whole genome shotgun sequence, a genomic segment contains:
- the Pcnx3 gene encoding pecanex-like protein 3 isoform X1, with protein sequence MGSQVLQILRQGVWASLTGGWFFDPHQSTFSNCFHLYVWIFLLIFPFLLYMVLPPSLTVAGVYCLVVAVIFATIKTVNYRLHAMFDQGEIVEKRNSTMGEQEEEAAQGESSLPRDPGVEMTVFRKVSSTPPVRCSSQHSVFGFNQVSELLPRMEDSGPLRDIKELVREQGSNNVIVTSADREMLKLSSQEKLIGDLPQTPPGVVPGPSLPSTDSSERSPMAGDGVPWGGSSVADTPMSPLLKGSLSQELSKSFLTLTRPDRALVRTSSRREQCRGTGGYQPLDRRGSGDPMPQKAGSSDSCFSGTDRETLSSFKSEKTNSTHLDSPPGGHAPEGSDTDPPSEAELPASPDAGVPSDDTLRSFDTVIGAGTPPGQTEPLLVVRPKDLALLRPSKRRPPMRGHSPPGRTPRRPLLEGSGFFEDEDTSEGSELSPASSLRSQRRYSTDSSSSTSCYSPESSQGAAGGPRKRRAPHGAEEGTAVPPKRPYGTQRTPSTASAKTHARVLSMDGAGGDVLRAPLAGSKAELEAQPGMELAAGEPAVLPPEARRGPAANQPGWRGELQEEGAVGGAPEETGQRECTGNVRRAQAIRRRHNAGSNPTPPASVMGSPPSSLQEAQRGRAASHSRALTLPSALHFASSLLLTRAGPNVHEASNFDDTSEGAVHYFYDESGVRRSYTFGLAGGGYENPVSQPGEQAANGAWDRHSHSSSFHSADVPEATGGLNLLQPRPVVLQGMQVRRVPLEIPEFDLLDQDSLHESQEQTLMEEAPPRAQHSYKYWFLPGRWTSVRYERLALLALLDRTRGIMENVFGVGLSSLVAFLGYLLLLKGFFTDIWVFQFCLVIASCQYSLLKSVQPDAASPMHGHNWVIAYSRPVYFCICCLLIWLLDALGTAQPFPPVSLYGLTLFSASFFFCARDVATVFTLCFPFVFLLGLLPQVNTCLMYLLEQIDMHGFGGTAATSPLTAVFSLTRSLLAAALLYGFCLGAIKTPWPEQHVPVLFSVFCGLLVAMSYHLSRQSSDPTVLWSLVRSKLFPELEERSLETARVEPPDPLPEKMRQSVREVLHSDLVMCVVIAVLTFAVSASTVFIALKSVLGFVLYALAGAVGFFTHYLLPQLRKQLPWFCLSQPVLKPLEYSQYEVRGAAQVMWFEKLYAGLQCVEKYLIYPAVVLNALTVDAHTVVSHPDKFCLYCRALLMTVAGLKLLRSAFCCPPQQYLTLAFTVLLFHFDYPRLSQGFLLDYFLMSLLCSKLWDLLYKLRFVLTYIAPWQITWGSAFHAFAQPFAVPHSAMLFLQALLSGLFSTPLNPLLGSAVFIMSYARPLKFWERDYNTKRVDHSNTRLVTQLDRNPGADDNNLNSIFYEHLTRSLQHTLCGDLVLGRWGNYGPGDCFVLASDYLNALVHLIEVGNGLITFQLRGLEFRGTYCQQREVEAITEGVEEDEGCCCCEPGHLPRVLSFNAAFGQRWLAWEVTASKYVLEGYSISDNNAASMLQVFDLRKILVTYYVKSIIYYVSRSPKLETWLNHEGIATALRPVRALGYADSDPTFSLSVDEDYDLRLSGLSLPSFCAVHLEWIQYCASRRSQPVDQDWNSPLVTLCFGLCVLGRRALGTASHSMSASLEPFLYGLHALFKGDFRITSPRDEWVFADMDLLHRVVAPGVRMALKLHQDHFTSPDEYEEPAALYDAIAANEERLVISHEGDPAWRSAILSNTPSLLALRHVMDDASDEYKIIMLNRRHLSFRVIKVNRECVRGLWAGQQQELVFLRNRNPERGSIQNAKQALRNMINSSCDQPLGYPIYVSPLTTSLAGSHPQLRALWGGPVSLGAIARWLLRSWERLHKGCGAGCNSGGNVDDSDCGGGGGLTSLSNHPPLAHPTPENTAGSSEQPLPPGPSWGPRPSLSGSGDGRPPPLLQWPPPRLPGPPPASPAPTEGPRPSRPSGPALLNSEGPSGKWSLGGRKGLGGPDGEPASGSPKGGTPKSQAPLDLSLSPDVSSEASPARTTQDLPCLDSSTPEGCAPSGAPGDWPVPAEERESPAAQPLLEHQY encoded by the exons ATGGGGTCTCAGGTGTTGCAGATCCTGCGCCAGGGGGTGTGGGCCTCGCTCACTGGGGGATGGTTCTTCGATCCGCATCAGAGCACCTTCTCCAACTGCTTCCATCTCTATGTCTGGATCTTCTTGCTCATCTTTCCCTTCTTGCTGTACATG GTCCTGCCCCCCAGCCTGACAGTGGCGGGAGTGTACTGCCTGGTGGTAGCTGTCATCTTTGCTACCATCAAGACTGTGAACTATCGCCTGCATGCCATGTTCGACCAGGGCGAGATTGTGGAAAAACGCAACTCTACCATgggggagcaggaagaagaggctgCCCAGGGGGAGAGCAGTCTCCCAAG GGACCCTGGTGTGGAGATGACCGTGTTCCGGAAAGTGAGCTCCACGCCCCCTGTACGCTGCAGTTCCCAGCATTCTGTGTTTGGCTTCAACCAGGTTTCG GAGTTGCTGCCCCGGATGGAGGATTCTGGGCCCCTCAGAG ACATCAAGGAGCTGGTACGGGAACAGGGCAGCAACAACGTGATCGTGACCTCTGCCGATCGAGAAATGCTCAAGCTCAGCTCCCAAGAGAAACTGA TTGGAGACCTTCCCCAGACACCCCCAGGGGTTGTTCCAGGCCCCTCTCTCCCCAGTACAGATTCTTCCGAGCGTTCTCCCATGGCTGGAGATGGTGTCCCCTGGGGTGGGAGCAGTGTGGCTGACACTCCCATGAGCCCTTTACTGAAAGGGAGCCTCAGCCAGGAGCTAAGCAAGAGCTTTCTGACCCTGACCCGGCCTGACCGGGCCCTAGTGAGGACCAGTAGTCGGCGGGAACAATGTCGGGGAACTGGAGGCTACCAACCCCTGGACCGGAGGGGCTCAGGTGACCCCATGCCCCAGAAAGCTGGCTCTTCGGATTCCTGCTTCAGTGGCACTGACAGGGAGACTCTGAGCAGCTTCAAGAGCGAGAAGACTAACTCTACACACCTAGACAGTCCCCCTGGTGGGCACGCTCCCGAGGGCAGCGACACAGACCCTCCTTCCGAGGCTGAGCTGCCTGCCTCCCCAGATGCTGGGGTCCCCTCAGACGATACACTTCGTTCCTTTGACACAGTCATTGGAGCAGGGACACCACCAGGCCAAACGGAGCCGCTCCTAGTTGTGCGGCCCAAGGACTTGGCCCTGCTTCGGCCTAGCAAGCGGCGGCCCCCCATGCGAGGACACTCCCCACCTGGTCGTACCCCAAGACGGCCCTTGCTTGAGGGCTCAGGCTTCTTTGAAGATGAAGATACCAGTGAAGGTAGTGAGCTGAGTCCAGCATCCAGTCTCCGGTCTCAGCGCCGCTATAGCACTGATAGCTCCTCGTCTACTTCTTGCTACTCCCCCGAGAGCTCCCAGGGTGCAGCAGGGGGTCCTCGGAAGCGGCGGGCCCCTCATGGGGCCGAAGAAGGAACTGCTGTGCCCCCTAAGCGACCCTATGGGACCCAGCGGACGCCCAGTACTGCCAGTGCCAAAACTCATGCCCGTGTGTTGAGCATGGATGGGGCAGGGGGTGATGTCTTACGGGCACCCCTGGCGGGCTCCAAGGCTGAGCTGGAGGCCCAGCCAGGAATGGAGCTGGCTGCTGGTGAGCCTGCTGTGTTGCCTCCTGAAGCCCGGAGGGGACCTGCTGCCAACCAGCCTGGCTGGCGGGGGGAGCTGCAGGAGGAAGGTGCTGTGGGGGGAG CACCTGAGGAAACAGGTCAGCGGGAATGCACAGGCAATGTGAGGAGGGCTCAAGCTATCCGGAGACGACACAATGCAGGCAGCAACCCTACGCCTCCAGCCTCTGTCATGGGCTCGCCACCTAG CAGCCTGCAGGAGGCTCAGCGGGGCCGGGCTGCTTCCCACTCCAGGGCACTGACTCTGCCCTCCGCTCTGCACTTTGCCTCTTCCCTGTTGCTCACCCGAGCTGGCCCCAACGTCCATGAAGCCAGCAATTTCGATGACACCTCTGAGGGTGCTGTGCACTATTTCTACGACGAGAGTG GTGTACGGCGGTCGTATACCTTTGGCCTAGCTGGAGGTGGCTACGAGAACCCTGTGAGTCAGCCAGGCGAGCAAGCAGCCAATGGAGCCTG GGACCGTCACTCACATTCCTCCAGCTTCCACTCAGCTGATGTGCCTGAAGCCACAGGAGGCTTGAACCTGTTGCAGCCAAGGCCAGTGGTTCTTCAGGGTATGCAGGTGCGCAGGGTGCCCCTGGAAATCCCAGAG TTTGACCTGCTGGACCAGGACTCCCTGCACGAATCCCAGGAGCAGACACTGATGGAGGAGGCACCACCCCGGGCCCAGCACAGCTACAAGTACTGGTTTCTTCCTGGCCGTTGGACCTCTGTGCGCTACGAACGGCTGGCCCTGCTAGCTCTGTTGGACCG GACACGTGGGATAATGGAGAACGTTTTCGGTGTTGGATTGAGCAGCCTGGTTGCCTTCCTGGGATACCTGTTGCTGCTCAAGGGCTTCTTCACTGACATCTGGGTCTTCCAGTTCTGTCTGGTCATCGCCTCCTGTCAGTACTCCCTGCTCAAG AGCGTGCAGCCTGATGCAGCATCCCCAATGCAC GGCCACAACTGGGTGATTGCATACAGCCGGCCTGTCTACTTCTGTATCTGCTGTCTGCTCATCTGGCTGCTGGATGCCCTGGGGACCGCTCAGCCCTTCCCACCTGTCTCTCTGTACGGCCTCAcactcttctctgcctctttcttcttttgcgCCCGAGATGTGGCCACTG TATTCACCTTATGCTTCCCGTTCGTCTTCCTCCTGGGCCTCCTGCCCCAGGTCAACACGTGCCTCATGTACCTCCTGGAGCAGATCGACATGCATGGCTTCGGAGGCACAG CCGCCACCAGCCCACTCACTGCGGTCTTCAGCCTCACGCGAAGCCTGCTGGCTGCTGCCCTGCTTTATGGCTTTTGCCTTGGGGCCATCAAG ACACCTTGGCCAGAGCAGCACGTCCCTGTCCTCTTCTCAGTCTTCTGTGGCCTCCTGGTGGCAATGTCCTACCATCTGAGCCGGCAGAGCAGCGACCCCACCGTTCTCTG GTCTCTAGTCCGGAGTAAGCTCTTCCCTGAGCTAGAGGAGCGGAGCCTAGAGACGGCCCGGGTTGAACCCCCAGACCCGCTGCCAGAGAAGATGCGTCAGTCAGTG CGGGAAGTCTTGCACTCCGACCTGGTGATGTGTGTGGTGATCGCCGTACTCACCTTTGCCGTCAGTGCCAGCACTGTCTTCATTGCCCTGAAG TCAGTTCTGGGCTTCGTGTTGTATGCGCTGGCAGGAGCTGTGGGCTTCTTCACGCATTACCTGCTGCCACAGCTGCGCAAACAGCTCCCCTGGTTCTGCCTCTCACAGCCTGTGCTGAAGCCACTGGAGTATAGCCAGTATGAAGTGCGAG GCGCTGCCCAGGTGATGTGGTTTGAGAAGCTCTATGCTGGCCTGCAGTGTGTTGAGAAGTACCTCATCTACCCTGCTGTGGTTCTCAATGCTCTCACAGTGGATGCCCACACAGTCGTCAGCCACCCAGACAAATTCTGCCTCTA CTGCCGGGCCTTGCTGATGACTGTGGCAGGGCTGAAGCTGCTGCGCTCGGCCTTCTGTTGCCCACCCCAGCAGTACCTGACCTTGGCCTTCACTGTCCTCCTCTTCCACTTCGACTACCCGAGGCTCTCACAGGGCTTCCTGCTTGACTACTTCCTCATGTCTCTGCTCTGCAGCAAG CTTTGGGACCTGCTGTACAAGCTGCGTTTTGTACTGACCTACATTGCACCATGGCAGATCACCTGGGGCTCAGCCTTCCATGCCTTTGCCCAGCCCTTCGCTGTACCAC ACTCAGCTATGCTGTTCCTTCAGGCCCTGCTCTCAGGGCTCTTCTCTACCCCACTCAACCCCCTGCTGGGCAGCGCAGTCTTCATCATGTCCTACGCAAGGCCCCTCAAGTTCTGGGAGAGGGACTACAA CACTAAACGTGTGGACCATTCCAACACTCGCCTAGTGACACAGCTGGACCGGAACCCAG GCGCTGATGACAACAACCTCAACTCCATCTTCTATGAGCACTTGACACGCTCGCTGCAGCACACACTGTGTGGGGATCTGGTGCTGGGCCGCTGGGGCAATTATGGCCCTGGAGACTGCTTTGTCCTGGCCTCTGACTACCTCAACGCGCTAGTGCACCTCATTGAGGTTGGCAATGGCCTCATCACCTTCCAGCTTCGTGGCCTTGAGTTCCGGG GCACATACTGCCAGCAGCGTGAGGTGGAGGCCATCACGGAAGGTGTGGAGGAAGATGAGGGCTGCTGTTGCTGTGAGCCTGGTCACCTGCCCCGGGTCCTGTCCTTCAATGCTGCCTTTGGGCAGCGCTGGCTGGCCTGGGAGGTGACAGCCAGCAAGTACGTGCTGGAAGGCTACAGCATCAGTGACAACAACGCAGCCTCCATGCTGCAGGTGTTTGACCTCCGCAAGATCCTCGTCACTTACTATGTCAAG AGCATCATCTACTATGTGAGCCGCTCTCCAAAGCTAGAGACCTGGCTGAACCATGAGGGCATCGCCACTGCCCTCCGGCCTGTGCGAGCCCTTGGTTACGCAGACTCGGACCCCACCTTCTCACTGAGTGTTGACGAGGACTATGACCTCCGGTTGTCTGGCCTCTCCCTGCCGTCCTTCTGCGCTGTCCACCTCGAATGGATCCAATACTGTGCCTCTCGGCGCAGCCAG CCTGTGGACCAGGACTGGAATTCACCGTTGGTTACACTGTGCTTTGGCCTGTGTGTGCTGGGTCGCCGGGCCCTGGGAACAGCCTCACACAGTATGTCTGCCAG CCTGGAGCCCTTCCTCTATGGCCTGCACGCCCTGTTCAAGGGGGACTTCCGCATCACCTCTCCCCGTGACGAGTGGGTCTTTGCCGACATGGATCTGCTTCACCGAGTGGTAGCCCCTGGGGTTCGCATGGCCCTCAAGCTTCACCAG GACCATTTCACATCTCCTGATGAGTATGAGGAACCAGCAGCCCTGTATGACGCCATCGCGGCCAATGAGGAGCGGCTGGTCATCTCACATGAGGGGGACCCTGCCTGGCGCAGTGCCATCCTCAGCAACACCCCGTCCCTGCTGGCGCTGCGCCACGTCATGGACGACGCTTCTGACGAGTACAAGATCATCATGCTCAACAGGCGCCACCTCAGCTTCCGAGTCATCAAG GTAAACCGAGAGTGTGTGCGTGGGCTGTGGGCTGGGCAGCAACAAGAGCTGGTGTTCCTGCGCAACCGCAACCCTGAGCGCGGCAGCATCCAGAATGCCAAGCAGGCACTCCGCAACATGATCAATTCCTCCTGCGACCAGCCGCTGGGCTACCCCATCTACGTGTCACCTCTTACCACATCTCTGGCTGGTAGCCACCCCCAACTGCGGGCGCTGTGGGGTGGTCCTGTCAGCCTGGGTGCCATTGCCCGATGGCTCTTGCGCAGCTGGGAGAg ACTTCATAAGGGCTGTGGCGCTGGCTGTAATAGCGGAGGAAATGTGGATGACTCGGACTGTGGTGGGGGTGGCGGCCTGACCTCCCTCAGCAATCATCCCCCCTTGGCACACCCTACGCCTGAAAATACAGCAG GCAGCAGTGAGCAGCCCCTCCCACCAGGTCCTAGCTGGGGACCAAGGCCTTCCCTCAGTGGCTCTGGTGATGGGCGGCCCCCTCCTCTGCTGCAGTGGCCTCCTCCCCGGCTCCCTGGGCCACCCCCTGCTTCACCTGCTCCCACTGAGGGTCCCCGGCCCTCAAGACCTTCTGGCCCTGCTCTCCTCAATTCTGAGGGACCCAGTGGGAAGTGGAGTCTGGGGGGTCGGAAGGGACTGGGAGGACCTGATGGGGAGCCAGCCTCAGGGAGCCCCAAAGGAGGCACCCCCAAATCTCAG GCCCCTCTAGACCTCAGCCTCAGTCCTGATGTCAGCTCTGAGGCCTCACCTGCCAGAACCACCCAGGACCTTCCTTGCTTGGACAGCAGTACTCCTGAGGGTTGCGCACCATCCGGTGCCCCAGGTGACTGGCCTGTCCCTGCTGAGGAACGCGAGAGCCCGGCTGCCCAGCCCTTGCTGGAGCATCAGTACTAA